In candidate division KSB1 bacterium, the following proteins share a genomic window:
- a CDS encoding ABC transporter ATP-binding protein/permease: MAVASTIKTSLSELRELAPLLPHLRKYRGRIALGVVFIFVTNIFALLGPKVLQRAIDMLRADLTSARLLRAAGLILLVSAAEGFFRYWMRQTIIVVSRFVEYDLRNDYLRHLQRMSRGFFNRHPTGDLMARATNDLNAVRAVLGPGIMYASNTLVVGMGAFILMMLMSVKLTLLAMLLLPLMVVIVKVTMDRIYTAYHQIQEQFSRITARVQENLSGIRVIKSYLREAFEIEQFGRLNREYMRQNIALSKVESLLWAGMGTLSGAGILLLLWVGGREVIYGRLSWGEFVAFVAYLGMLTWPMIALGWVINVVQQGAAAMGRINRILRETPEIRDTPDTDHTLTTIRGEIEFQNVSFRYHESAWALRHINLKIPAGMTLAIVGHTGSGKSTLVNLIPRLFDPTEGRVLIDGTDIRRIPLAVLRRHIGCVPQETFLFSDTIQENITFGSAVNNGESLQAAATLARIRDEIESFPERYATLLGERGINLSGGQKQRVAIARAILRQPRILILDDALSAVDTCTEDEILRGLRGVMRERTSIIISHRISTVRDADLIVVLKDGMIVERGTHELLLEKDGLYAELSRMQQWEEDLENL; encoded by the coding sequence ATGGCCGTTGCCTCCACCATCAAAACAAGTTTGAGCGAGTTGCGTGAGCTGGCGCCGCTGCTGCCCCACCTCCGGAAATACCGCGGCCGGATTGCCCTGGGCGTGGTTTTCATCTTCGTCACCAACATTTTTGCCCTGCTCGGGCCAAAGGTGTTGCAGCGCGCCATCGACATGCTGCGCGCCGATCTCACCTCCGCACGGCTGCTGCGCGCCGCCGGCCTGATTTTGCTGGTTTCTGCGGCCGAGGGCTTTTTCCGCTACTGGATGCGGCAAACCATCATCGTGGTGTCGCGTTTCGTGGAATACGATCTGCGCAACGATTACCTGCGGCATTTGCAGCGCATGTCACGCGGCTTTTTCAACCGTCATCCCACCGGCGACTTGATGGCGCGTGCCACCAACGATTTGAACGCCGTGCGCGCCGTGCTCGGGCCGGGCATCATGTATGCCTCCAACACGCTGGTGGTCGGCATGGGTGCCTTCATTCTGATGATGCTGATGAGTGTGAAGCTCACGCTGCTGGCGATGCTGCTGCTGCCGCTGATGGTGGTGATCGTGAAAGTCACGATGGACAGGATTTACACCGCCTACCACCAGATTCAGGAGCAGTTTTCCAGGATCACCGCGCGCGTGCAGGAAAATCTCTCCGGCATCCGCGTCATCAAATCCTATTTGCGCGAGGCTTTCGAAATTGAGCAGTTTGGCCGGCTCAACCGCGAGTACATGCGGCAGAACATCGCGCTCAGCAAAGTGGAGAGCCTGTTGTGGGCGGGCATGGGCACGCTCTCCGGCGCCGGTATCCTGCTGCTGTTGTGGGTCGGCGGCCGGGAGGTGATTTACGGCCGGCTGAGCTGGGGGGAATTCGTCGCCTTCGTGGCATACCTCGGCATGCTGACCTGGCCGATGATTGCGCTGGGATGGGTGATCAACGTCGTGCAGCAGGGCGCCGCCGCGATGGGGCGGATCAACCGCATTTTGCGCGAGACGCCGGAGATTCGGGACACGCCGGACACCGATCACACTCTCACCACCATTCGCGGCGAAATCGAATTCCAGAACGTCAGTTTTCGCTACCATGAATCGGCGTGGGCGTTGCGCCACATCAATCTCAAAATTCCCGCCGGCATGACGCTGGCGATCGTGGGCCACACCGGCAGCGGCAAATCCACGCTGGTCAATTTGATTCCACGGCTGTTCGATCCCACGGAAGGCCGCGTGCTGATCGACGGCACCGACATTCGGCGCATCCCGCTGGCGGTGCTGCGCCGGCACATCGGCTGTGTGCCACAGGAGACCTTTCTTTTCTCCGACACGATTCAGGAGAACATCACCTTCGGCAGCGCGGTGAACAACGGGGAATCGCTGCAGGCAGCCGCCACCCTGGCGCGCATTCGCGACGAGATCGAATCGTTTCCGGAGCGCTATGCCACCCTGCTGGGCGAGCGCGGCATCAATCTTTCCGGCGGACAGAAACAGCGCGTCGCCATCGCGCGCGCCATCCTGCGCCAGCCGCGCATCCTGATTCTCGACGATGCCCTGTCAGCGGTGGACACCTGCACCGAAGACGAGATTCTGCGCGGGCTGCGCGGGGTGATGCGCGAGCGCACCAGCATCATCATTTCCCACCGCATTTCCACGGTGCGGGATGCCGATCTCATCGTCGTGCTCAAAGACGGCATGATCGTCGAGCGCGGCACGCATGAATTGTTGCTCGAAAAGGACGGCCTCTACGCCGAGCTGAGCCGCATGCAGCAATGGGAAGAGGATTTGGAGAACCTGTAG
- a CDS encoding T9SS type A sorting domain-containing protein codes for MDFKKYRLLSLLLIALWPFVEPPAHAQEPGMTKREFFEQILAPARGLKPLPAPAKPGAFIDRKRSVLDVGKLVVRLSNGAVLGYDRWGLNHQWPAGGDLTYYWTLAPMVGARTPRGLSVAIGTRGAARDHEEEYQPLPGYDAGKVIEEENIGIAMSDLPQSWPANWPRNPYTDGITKLRFNIEQPLDQDHPEGRGLRFPGSFNGKVVADRECYFVVTDNDPKDGNIASANDGVGPLNIRVDLWGLQWGDALNEDFIIWKQIVTNIGGDTLKDLYIGMHGDPDTPEQGTNEWTDDFALFIPPNSAGYDPLLWNTVLVWDGDDRAQGFIEKNVPWIAMKVLETPVDPATGRQRGLTTMYLFDYSSAAQSDRAAYAELSFGIQPPDNVNPHPDDYTRTPNSYGPDITFVFASGPFDLPPGESLTFVLADILGANRADVLNNAVLAQVLYNNDYKAAEPPKEPWLRAVPGDGSVTLYWDATPSETSSDRLTKNNRFQGYRIYRSDDRGRTWGTPITDVNGTVVAYVPLAQFDLNDDITGIDPLSPYLDLGSNTGLAHKFVDNNVINGYEYWYAVTAYDSRDEFKVNPSDPSGIPVPPLENSRKNNPNFPNDNTVAVVPLPRVAGFKAGQLTGPERLSGHGTGDLLLELLDEVSVLSEEYTLKFEGSGAALRFTITNKAGQAVLSNVTAVQGEETIPVFNGIRLRVLNDPDNVLNTRLAGFFVGNTDQPAATNYTISVRPQQAINEADYEVRFTAAGDTSLRLGTNPAIPVPFEIWNVYERTAPVKVDFFLSQASTDSTPEMRRMWTSGDEMTIREKVAGRDRFTWKITLAAPAEGEAIAPQTGDVARVYLTHPFQSEDAFKFTTRAASTAASAADLAGVRVVPNPYRVASVFETTLFNKEIQFRHLPARCTIRIYNLAGELVKTIEHNNGTAMEPWNLRTYNDQEIAFGIYFYHITLPNGQQSMGKFAVVK; via the coding sequence ATGGATTTCAAAAAATACCGTTTGCTTTCACTCCTGCTCATCGCGCTGTGGCCGTTTGTCGAACCGCCGGCGCACGCGCAGGAACCCGGCATGACCAAGCGCGAGTTTTTCGAGCAAATTCTCGCTCCCGCGCGCGGGCTGAAACCACTGCCCGCACCGGCGAAGCCGGGCGCCTTCATCGATCGCAAGCGCAGCGTGCTGGATGTCGGCAAGCTGGTGGTGCGCCTTTCCAACGGCGCGGTACTGGGCTATGATCGTTGGGGCCTCAATCACCAATGGCCGGCGGGCGGTGATTTGACCTACTACTGGACGCTGGCGCCGATGGTGGGGGCTCGCACGCCGCGCGGCTTGAGCGTGGCCATTGGCACGCGCGGTGCGGCGCGCGACCATGAAGAGGAATACCAGCCGCTGCCGGGCTACGATGCCGGCAAAGTCATCGAGGAGGAAAACATCGGCATCGCGATGAGCGACCTCCCGCAAAGCTGGCCGGCAAACTGGCCGCGCAACCCCTACACCGACGGCATCACCAAGCTCCGCTTCAACATCGAACAGCCGCTCGATCAGGATCATCCCGAGGGCCGCGGTTTGCGTTTCCCCGGCTCGTTCAACGGCAAGGTCGTCGCCGACCGCGAATGTTATTTTGTCGTGACCGACAATGATCCCAAGGACGGCAACATCGCCAGTGCCAATGACGGTGTGGGGCCGCTCAACATCCGGGTCGATCTGTGGGGTCTGCAATGGGGCGATGCCCTCAATGAAGATTTCATCATCTGGAAGCAGATCGTCACCAACATCGGCGGGGACACCCTGAAGGACCTGTACATCGGCATGCACGGCGACCCCGACACACCCGAGCAGGGCACCAACGAATGGACCGACGACTTCGCACTGTTCATTCCGCCCAATTCCGCCGGTTATGACCCGCTGTTGTGGAATACGGTTCTGGTGTGGGATGGCGATGATCGGGCGCAGGGTTTCATCGAGAAGAACGTGCCGTGGATCGCGATGAAAGTGCTGGAAACGCCGGTTGACCCGGCCACCGGCCGGCAGCGCGGGCTGACCACCATGTATTTGTTCGACTACAGCTCGGCTGCGCAAAGCGACCGCGCCGCCTACGCCGAGCTCAGCTTCGGGATTCAACCGCCCGACAATGTCAATCCGCATCCCGACGATTATACCCGGACGCCCAACTCCTACGGCCCCGACATCACGTTCGTTTTTGCCTCCGGCCCCTTTGACTTGCCGCCGGGTGAAAGCCTGACTTTTGTGCTGGCGGATATCCTGGGCGCCAATCGTGCGGACGTGCTCAACAATGCCGTGCTGGCACAGGTGCTGTACAACAACGACTACAAAGCGGCCGAACCGCCGAAGGAGCCGTGGCTGCGCGCCGTGCCTGGTGATGGCAGCGTCACACTCTATTGGGATGCCACACCGAGTGAAACCAGCAGTGACCGTCTCACCAAGAACAACCGGTTTCAGGGCTACCGTATTTATCGCAGCGATGACCGCGGCCGCACCTGGGGCACACCGATCACCGATGTCAACGGCACAGTGGTCGCGTATGTGCCGCTGGCGCAATTCGACTTGAATGACGACATCACCGGCATCGATCCCCTGTCACCGTATCTGGATTTGGGCTCGAACACCGGTTTGGCGCACAAATTCGTCGACAACAACGTCATCAACGGCTATGAGTACTGGTATGCGGTGACCGCCTACGATTCGCGTGACGAGTTCAAAGTCAACCCCAGCGATCCCAGCGGCATTCCGGTGCCGCCACTGGAGAATTCACGCAAGAACAATCCCAATTTTCCCAATGACAACACCGTGGCGGTGGTGCCGCTGCCGCGGGTGGCGGGCTTCAAGGCCGGCCAACTCACCGGCCCGGAGCGTTTGAGCGGCCACGGCACCGGCGATCTCCTGCTGGAATTGCTCGATGAGGTGAGCGTCCTTTCCGAGGAATACACGCTGAAATTTGAAGGCTCCGGCGCTGCGCTGCGTTTCACCATCACCAACAAAGCCGGTCAAGCCGTGCTCAGCAACGTCACCGCTGTGCAGGGTGAGGAGACGATTCCGGTGTTCAATGGCATCCGGCTGCGAGTGTTGAACGATCCCGACAATGTCTTGAACACGCGGCTGGCCGGTTTCTTCGTGGGCAACACCGACCAGCCTGCGGCCACCAACTACACCATCAGCGTGCGGCCGCAGCAGGCCATCAATGAAGCGGATTATGAAGTGCGCTTTACCGCCGCCGGCGACACCTCGCTGCGGCTCGGCACCAATCCCGCCATCCCTGTGCCCTTCGAGATTTGGAATGTCTATGAGCGCACGGCACCGGTGAAAGTGGATTTCTTTCTTTCCCAGGCGAGCACCGACTCGACGCCGGAGATGCGGCGCATGTGGACCAGTGGCGATGAGATGACCATCCGCGAAAAGGTGGCGGGCCGTGACCGCTTCACCTGGAAAATCACGCTGGCTGCGCCTGCCGAGGGCGAGGCCATTGCGCCGCAAACTGGCGACGTGGCGCGGGTCTATTTGACCCATCCCTTCCAGAGTGAAGATGCTTTCAAATTCACCACCCGGGCCGCCAGCACGGCGGCCAGTGCGGCCGATTTGGCGGGGGTGCGCGTCGTGCCCAATCCCTATCGCGTCGCCTCGGTGTTCGAAACGACGTTGTTCAACAAGGAAATCCAGTTTCGCCACCTGCCGGCGCGATGCACCATTCGCATTTACAACCTCGCCGGCGAATTGGTGAAGACCATCGAGCACAACAATGGCACCGCGATGGAGCCGTGGAATCTGCGCACCTACAACGATCAGGAGATCGCCTTCGGCATCTACTTCTATCATATCACGCTGCCGAACGGCCAGCAGTCCATGGGAAAGTTTGCGGTGGTGAAGTGA
- a CDS encoding alpha/beta fold hydrolase yields the protein MLLHGFTSSPQEMAGLAALLAEKGYTVRTPRLPGHATHPRDLLHVSHYDWLATAEQGLQEIRQISRQQVAIGLSLGATLALHLAANFRVAGVVALAPALKLSWWAAASVYLLSPFNYIRHKAAGPDVKNRAGKALLQSYESYPIAAAKPALRLMRLVRRELPRITAPLLAVHAQDDHVIPVGNLDYLLRQVKSPRVEKLIVTNSYHVLTVDHDHEEIFARVLAFIHHVTVPAAVTAAR from the coding sequence TTGTTGCTGCACGGATTCACCAGCAGCCCGCAGGAAATGGCCGGGTTGGCCGCGTTGCTTGCCGAAAAGGGTTACACCGTTCGCACTCCACGCTTGCCCGGGCACGCCACTCATCCCCGCGATTTGCTCCATGTTTCCCATTATGACTGGCTGGCCACCGCCGAACAAGGTTTGCAGGAAATTCGCCAAATCAGCCGGCAACAAGTGGCCATCGGCCTGTCGCTCGGAGCCACTCTGGCTTTGCACTTGGCTGCCAACTTCAGGGTGGCAGGAGTGGTGGCGCTGGCGCCCGCGCTCAAACTCTCCTGGTGGGCTGCTGCCAGTGTGTATTTGCTCTCACCCTTCAACTACATTCGCCACAAAGCTGCCGGCCCGGATGTGAAGAATCGCGCGGGCAAGGCTCTGCTGCAGAGCTATGAATCCTATCCCATCGCCGCGGCCAAGCCGGCGTTGCGGCTGATGCGGCTGGTGCGGCGTGAACTCCCCCGCATCACGGCGCCGCTGCTGGCGGTGCATGCACAGGATGATCACGTCATCCCGGTGGGCAATCTCGACTATCTGCTCCGCCAGGTGAAATCTCCCCGCGTGGAGAAGTTGATCGTCACGAATTCCTATCATGTGTTGACGGTCGATCATGATCACGAGGAGATTTTTGCGCGCGTGCTGGCATTCATCCATCACGTGACCGTCCCCGCCGCCGTGACGGCGGCCCGCTAG
- a CDS encoding PorV/PorQ family protein yields the protein MKSQTWLLMLVLLPAPALAQFDNAGTSAANFLKIGVGSRAEAMAGAYVAQASDISTVFWNVAGLADVRQRELMIARTDWILDVNLVAVAVSLPLGENATLAASVNALSMGDFEETTPEAPDGTGIHLGGSNLAAGLAYAKRLTDRFSVGLQGKYVGESVANSKAHGFALDFGTLYQTNFRGLKIGMSISHFGTKLQLSGREQLIRVDVAPGLGANPDETPARLETEAWPMPLVFRLGVSLDVFRFEHQALVANVDYFDYRDVAPGFCVGGEYSLNRFVFVRGGFRALTHADNIDDPDNQTFLPTLGGGLDLHHAKSSYRLRLDYAYSDLGRLSQAHRFTFAFVF from the coding sequence ATGAAATCGCAAACATGGTTGCTGATGCTGGTGCTGTTGCCGGCACCGGCACTGGCGCAATTCGACAATGCCGGCACCTCGGCTGCGAATTTCCTGAAGATTGGTGTGGGCAGCCGGGCGGAAGCCATGGCCGGCGCTTACGTGGCGCAAGCCAGCGACATTTCCACCGTTTTTTGGAATGTCGCCGGGCTGGCGGATGTGCGCCAGCGCGAGCTGATGATCGCCCGCACGGACTGGATCCTCGACGTCAATCTCGTGGCGGTGGCTGTCAGCCTGCCGCTCGGTGAAAATGCCACCCTGGCAGCGAGCGTGAACGCTTTGAGCATGGGTGACTTCGAAGAAACCACCCCGGAAGCGCCGGATGGCACCGGCATTCACCTCGGCGGCAGCAATCTCGCCGCGGGGCTGGCCTATGCCAAACGGCTGACCGATCGTTTCTCCGTTGGCCTGCAGGGCAAGTATGTCGGCGAAAGCGTGGCCAACTCCAAGGCCCATGGTTTCGCGCTTGACTTCGGCACACTTTATCAAACCAATTTTCGCGGCTTGAAGATCGGCATGTCGATCTCCCATTTTGGCACCAAATTGCAATTGTCCGGACGCGAGCAGCTCATCCGCGTGGACGTCGCTCCCGGCCTGGGCGCCAACCCCGATGAAACGCCCGCCCGTCTGGAAACCGAGGCCTGGCCGATGCCGCTGGTGTTTCGCCTGGGCGTGTCGCTCGATGTCTTCCGCTTTGAACACCAGGCGCTGGTCGCCAACGTCGACTACTTCGACTATCGCGACGTGGCCCCCGGCTTCTGCGTTGGCGGGGAATACTCGCTGAATCGTTTCGTCTTTGTGCGCGGCGGCTTCCGCGCACTCACCCATGCCGACAACATCGATGACCCCGACAACCAGACCTTTCTTCCAACCCTGGGCGGCGGCCTGGATCTGCACCATGCCAAATCCAGTTACCGCCTGCGGCTGGACTATGCCTACTCCGATCTCGGCCGCTTGAGCCAGGCCCATCGCTTCACCTTTGCCTTCGTGTTTTGA